One genomic window of Aliiroseovarius sp. M344 includes the following:
- a CDS encoding Lrp/AsnC family transcriptional regulator, with protein MMKIDQINRQILQELVRDGRLPNTELAEKVGLSPSACLRRVQELERQGAIKGYRAVLDPVAMGNGFVAYVTVGLSDHTKAAQEGFERSVARYDEVRECHNITGTVEYLLRVEAEDLIAYKHFHTDKLGTLPQVHQIVTHVVMGSPKDERA; from the coding sequence ATGATGAAGATAGATCAAATTAACCGTCAAATATTGCAAGAACTTGTTCGCGACGGGCGGTTGCCCAACACTGAACTGGCAGAGAAGGTTGGCCTTTCCCCTTCGGCCTGTTTGCGGCGCGTGCAGGAACTGGAGCGGCAGGGCGCGATCAAAGGCTACCGTGCGGTGCTTGATCCGGTTGCCATGGGCAATGGCTTTGTTGCTTATGTCACGGTTGGCCTGTCCGATCATACAAAAGCCGCGCAGGAGGGGTTTGAACGGTCGGTTGCGCGATACGACGAGGTTCGTGAGTGCCACAATATTACCGGTACCGTCGAATACCTGCTGAGGGTCGAGGCTGAAGACCTGATCGCCTATAAACATTTTCATACCGACAAGTTGGGGACGTTGCCACAAGTCCACCAGATCGTGACGCATGTTGTCATGGGTTCGCCGAAGGACGAACGCGCGTGA
- a CDS encoding YebC/PmpR family DNA-binding transcriptional regulator — MAGHSKWANIQHRKGRQDKLRSKLFSKLAKEITVAAKMGDPDPDKNPRLRMAVKEGKSQSLPKDVIDRAIKKAIGGDAENYDEIRYEGYGPNGVAVIVETMTDNKNRTASTVRSTFSKNGGNLGETGSVGFMFDRKGEVTYLPEAGDADTVMEAAIEAGAEDCETTEDGHRIICADTDLNEVSNALEAALGESESTKLIWQPNMTTELDLEGMQKLMNLLDALEDDDDVQRVTANFEASDEVLAQL, encoded by the coding sequence ATGGCTGGTCACTCAAAATGGGCAAACATTCAGCACCGCAAGGGGCGTCAGGACAAACTGCGCTCGAAGCTGTTCTCTAAGCTTGCAAAAGAAATCACCGTGGCTGCCAAGATGGGCGACCCGGATCCGGACAAGAACCCGCGTCTGCGCATGGCGGTCAAGGAAGGCAAAAGCCAGTCTTTGCCGAAGGACGTCATTGATCGCGCAATCAAGAAAGCCATCGGTGGCGACGCTGAGAACTATGACGAAATCCGATACGAGGGCTATGGCCCCAATGGTGTTGCCGTCATTGTTGAGACGATGACCGACAACAAGAACCGCACAGCTTCGACCGTGCGCTCGACCTTCTCGAAAAACGGCGGCAACCTTGGCGAAACCGGGTCCGTCGGCTTCATGTTCGACCGCAAGGGCGAAGTGACCTATCTGCCAGAAGCAGGTGATGCCGACACTGTTATGGAAGCCGCCATCGAAGCCGGTGCTGAGGATTGCGAAACCACCGAGGACGGGCATCGCATCATCTGCGCTGACACAGATCTGAACGAAGTGTCGAACGCGCTGGAAGCCGCGCTGGGCGAAAGCGAATCGACCAAATTGATCTGGCAACCCAACATGACCACCGAGCTTGATCTTGAAGGGATGCAAAAGCTTATGAATCTTCTGGATGCGTTAGAGGATGACGATGACGTGCAGCGCGTCACCGCCAATTTTGAAGCGTCCGACGAGGTTCTGGCGCAGCTCTAA
- a CDS encoding DMT family transporter, translating to MTTLVPTETRHLHGILWMLLAGFFFVLLNGLVKYVGQTLPSSQAAFLRYLFGLAFVLPALGQLKRARFSKTMWRLFALRGVVHTGAVLCWFYAMTQITVAEVVAMNYLNPIYVMLGAALFLGETFSTRRMVAVVFAFLGVLIILRPGVRELGAGHLSMVFTAIFLGMSYLIAKRLSQEASAAVVVAIMSITVTIGLAPAAWLVWVPPNGTQLAWLVLIAFCATAGHYAMSRAFAEAPVSVTQPVTFLQIIWATAMGAWLFAEPLDMWVVGGAAVIITAVSYITWREAMLNRRITPNPNAAKS from the coding sequence ATGACGACCCTGGTCCCAACAGAAACAAGACACCTGCACGGCATTCTGTGGATGCTGTTGGCAGGGTTCTTTTTTGTGCTGCTCAACGGGCTGGTGAAATATGTGGGCCAAACGCTTCCGTCCTCACAAGCTGCTTTCCTGCGATACCTGTTTGGGCTGGCATTCGTGTTGCCCGCTTTGGGGCAGTTGAAACGGGCACGCTTTTCCAAAACGATGTGGCGGTTGTTCGCCTTGCGTGGCGTTGTGCATACTGGCGCTGTGTTGTGTTGGTTTTATGCGATGACCCAAATCACTGTGGCTGAAGTCGTGGCGATGAATTACCTCAATCCGATTTATGTGATGCTGGGGGCCGCCCTGTTTCTGGGCGAAACGTTTTCGACCCGCCGGATGGTCGCCGTTGTCTTTGCGTTCTTGGGAGTTTTGATCATTCTGCGTCCCGGTGTGCGAGAGCTGGGCGCGGGGCATCTGTCGATGGTTTTCACCGCGATCTTTCTTGGAATGTCATACCTGATTGCCAAACGGCTGTCGCAAGAGGCGTCAGCGGCCGTCGTGGTCGCCATCATGTCGATCACAGTGACAATCGGGCTGGCCCCTGCTGCATGGCTGGTCTGGGTGCCGCCCAATGGCACGCAACTGGCGTGGCTGGTTCTGATCGCCTTTTGCGCAACGGCCGGGCATTACGCCATGTCGCGTGCCTTTGCCGAAGCGCCCGTGTCGGTCACGCAACCCGTGACCTTCCTGCAGATCATCTGGGCGACGGCCATGGGCGCGTGGTTGTTTGCAGAGCCGCTGGATATGTGGGTGGTTGGAGGCGCAGCCGTCATCATCACTGCGGTCAGCTACATCACATGGCGCGAGGCGATGTTGAACCGGCGCATCACACCCAATCCGAATGCCGCGAAGTCATAG
- a CDS encoding ABC transporter substrate-binding protein produces MTNLKFTAAAWALMATTALAGSDAITLGMVLEPPNLDPTGGAAAAIDEVVYANIFEGLTRFGPDGSVLPGLASEWSVSDDGLTYTFKLRDGVTFHDGSTMDAEDVIFSLDRARAEESTNAQKALFKDIEAVTSPDPLTVDVKLSAPNGNFPFNMAWGDAVIVAPESIENAATAPVGTGPFTFVEWAKGDHVTIARNDAYWGDAPALAKATFKFISDPNAAFAAMMAEDVDAFPNFPATETLAQFEADPRFNVIVGSTEGETILSMNNKSGPLADLRVRKAIAHAINRQDIIDGAMFGYGTPIGSHFAPHNPDYVDLTGNSAFDPEMSKSLLAEAGAEDLTLRLMLPPPTYARRGGEIIAAQLRDVGIKTEISNLEWAQWIEQVFKGKDFDLTIVSHTEPADINIYARPEYYFQYDNADFQALINKLSVTSDPAMRSELNKQAQQMIADDYVNGYLFQLAKTGVANAKIQGLWENAPTQANDLTGVNWSE; encoded by the coding sequence ATGACCAACCTGAAATTCACCGCAGCCGCCTGGGCGCTTATGGCGACGACCGCTTTGGCCGGAAGTGACGCAATCACGCTTGGCATGGTGCTTGAGCCGCCAAACCTTGATCCGACCGGCGGGGCCGCTGCTGCCATTGACGAAGTTGTCTATGCCAACATCTTCGAAGGTTTGACCCGGTTTGGGCCGGATGGCTCTGTCCTTCCCGGTCTGGCAAGCGAATGGTCGGTCAGCGATGACGGCTTGACCTATACGTTCAAACTGCGGGACGGGGTGACCTTCCATGACGGCAGCACGATGGATGCAGAAGACGTGATCTTCTCGCTCGATCGCGCGCGCGCCGAGGAATCGACCAACGCCCAGAAAGCACTGTTCAAGGATATCGAGGCTGTCACCTCCCCCGATCCCCTGACCGTTGACGTGAAACTGTCTGCGCCCAACGGCAATTTCCCGTTCAACATGGCGTGGGGGGACGCAGTGATTGTTGCGCCCGAAAGCATTGAGAATGCTGCCACGGCCCCTGTGGGCACTGGACCATTTACTTTTGTTGAATGGGCCAAGGGCGATCATGTGACCATTGCACGCAATGACGCCTATTGGGGGGACGCCCCGGCGCTGGCCAAAGCCACGTTCAAGTTCATATCGGACCCCAATGCCGCCTTCGCTGCAATGATGGCTGAAGATGTGGATGCCTTCCCGAACTTCCCCGCCACCGAAACCTTGGCGCAGTTCGAAGCAGATCCGCGGTTCAACGTGATCGTCGGCTCGACCGAAGGCGAGACAATCCTGTCCATGAACAACAAGTCCGGCCCGCTGGCAGATCTGCGCGTCCGCAAGGCAATCGCCCATGCGATCAACCGGCAGGATATCATCGACGGGGCGATGTTTGGATATGGCACCCCAATCGGCAGCCATTTCGCGCCCCACAACCCTGACTATGTCGACCTGACAGGCAACTCTGCTTTTGACCCTGAAATGTCGAAATCCCTGTTGGCGGAAGCCGGGGCCGAAGACCTGACGTTGCGGCTGATGCTGCCGCCACCCACATATGCGCGGCGCGGGGGCGAGATCATCGCAGCCCAATTGCGTGACGTCGGAATCAAGACCGAGATTTCGAACCTCGAATGGGCGCAATGGATTGAACAGGTGTTCAAGGGCAAGGATTTTGACCTGACCATCGTCAGCCATACCGAACCTGCCGACATCAACATTTATGCGCGGCCCGAATACTACTTCCAGTATGACAATGCCGACTTCCAGGCGTTGATCAACAAGCTCTCAGTCACATCAGACCCCGCGATGCGGTCGGAGCTGAACAAACAGGCTCAACAGATGATCGCAGATGACTATGTGAACGGGTATTTGTTCCAGCTGGCAAAAACCGGTGTCGCCAACGCGAAAATTCAGGGTCTGTGGGAAAACGCACCCACGCAGGCCAATGATCTGACAGGCGTCAACTGGTCGGAATAA
- the panB gene encoding 3-methyl-2-oxobutanoate hydroxymethyltransferase — MSASAKITVPTPSDIRVRKGGTPLVCLTAYATPTAQMMDAHCDIVLVGDSVGMVVHGLPDTLGVTMEMMELHGAAVKRGLTKAMMVVDMPFGSYEESPEQAFRNAARLMRVTGAAAVKLEGGVTMAETIRFLTSRSIPVMAHVGLTPQAINTLGGYKVQGRGEDRARVLADAKAVEDAGAFSVVLEKVPEGLSNEITATLSIPTIGIGASAGCDGQILVVDDMLGLFTAFKPKFAKRYATLGEDGGKAIAQYAKEVRARSFPGPEHVFADEVPKK; from the coding sequence ATGAGCGCTTCTGCTAAGATTACCGTGCCGACACCGTCGGATATCCGGGTGCGCAAAGGTGGTACACCGCTGGTCTGCTTGACGGCGTATGCGACCCCGACGGCTCAGATGATGGATGCGCATTGTGACATCGTTTTGGTAGGCGATAGCGTCGGCATGGTCGTGCATGGCCTCCCCGATACACTTGGCGTCACGATGGAGATGATGGAACTGCACGGAGCCGCTGTGAAACGCGGGCTGACGAAGGCCATGATGGTCGTCGACATGCCGTTTGGATCGTATGAAGAAAGCCCCGAACAAGCCTTCCGCAACGCAGCCCGCCTGATGCGCGTGACCGGTGCGGCAGCCGTTAAGCTGGAAGGTGGCGTGACGATGGCCGAAACGATCCGTTTTTTGACCAGTCGATCGATACCGGTCATGGCACATGTCGGTCTGACCCCGCAGGCAATCAACACGTTAGGTGGCTATAAGGTGCAGGGGCGCGGGGAAGATCGCGCGCGAGTGCTGGCCGACGCCAAAGCGGTCGAAGACGCTGGTGCTTTCTCGGTCGTGCTTGAGAAGGTGCCCGAGGGATTGTCGAACGAAATCACCGCGACCTTGTCCATTCCAACCATTGGCATCGGCGCATCTGCCGGCTGTGACGGGCAAATCCTTGTGGTCGATGACATGCTGGGCTTGTTCACAGCCTTCAAACCCAAATTTGCCAAACGATATGCGACTTTGGGCGAAGATGGCGGCAAAGCCATCGCCCAATATGCCAAAGAAGTGCGTGCCCGCAGCTTCCCCGGCCCTGAACATGTATTTGCCGATGAGGTCCCCAAGAAATGA
- the panC gene encoding pantoate--beta-alanine ligase: MKLVRTKEDLRTLRRKWIFKGERVAVVPTMGALHAGHLSLVEVAKQNADRVIVTIFVNPKQFNNPGDLDNYPRTEDEDAAKLAPYGIDALYVPTPDQIYPKGFSTNVRVSGLTEDLEGAHRPGHFDGVATVVSKLFLQSRADVACFGEKDYQQMLLVRRLSEDLDIETEVLGCPTIREEDGLAMSSRNVRLSLEERAVAPVLKAELDRAALAIRRGADIRVVLDSAKAQIERAGYDKVEYLELRDAADLMPVSNLDRPTRLLVAAMLGDVRLIDNIPV, from the coding sequence ATGAAGCTGGTTCGCACCAAAGAAGACCTGCGCACCCTGCGCCGGAAATGGATATTCAAAGGTGAACGGGTGGCCGTTGTGCCCACCATGGGCGCCCTTCATGCGGGGCATCTGTCACTGGTCGAGGTTGCTAAGCAGAATGCCGACCGCGTGATTGTCACCATTTTCGTAAACCCAAAACAATTTAACAATCCGGGTGATCTGGACAATTACCCGCGCACAGAAGACGAGGATGCCGCGAAGCTTGCGCCATATGGAATTGACGCGCTCTATGTCCCGACGCCGGATCAGATTTATCCAAAAGGGTTCTCGACCAATGTTCGCGTCTCGGGCCTGACAGAAGATCTGGAAGGCGCACATCGCCCGGGTCACTTTGACGGTGTGGCGACGGTTGTCTCAAAACTGTTTTTGCAGTCGCGCGCGGATGTCGCCTGTTTCGGCGAAAAGGATTACCAGCAAATGCTGTTGGTGCGCCGGCTGTCCGAAGATCTTGATATCGAGACAGAAGTGTTAGGTTGCCCAACCATCCGCGAAGAGGACGGGCTGGCAATGTCCTCGCGCAATGTGCGCCTGTCGCTGGAAGAGCGCGCTGTCGCGCCCGTGCTCAAGGCCGAACTGGATCGGGCAGCCCTTGCTATCCGTCGCGGTGCAGATATTCGCGTGGTGTTGGACAGCGCCAAGGCCCAGATTGAGCGGGCCGGCTATGACAAGGTCGAGTATCTGGAATTGCGCGATGCGGCGGATTTGATGCCAGTGTCAAACCTGGATCGTCCGACGCGCCTGCTTGTTGCAGCGATGCTTGGGGATGTTCGTTTGATTGATAATATCCCGGTGTGA
- a CDS encoding acetylornithine deacetylase/succinyl-diaminopimelate desuccinylase family protein, with the protein MTHDKDPLLTEIARRRDDLITLTQDLIRIPTLNPPGRDYRRVCSFIAERIGAQGWSVDMIRAEGTPGDSTEYPRWNVICRHEGSQPGDCVHFNSHHDVVEVGHGWTKDPFGGELEDGRIYGRGACDMKGGLAASIIAAEAFVALYPDHKGAVEISATADEESGGYGGVAYLAEKGYFDPDRVQHVIIPEPLNKDRICLGHRGVWWAEIETKGRIAHGSMPFLGDSAIRHMGAVLEEMERHLFPLLATKQTDMPVVPEGAKQSTLNINSIHGGEAEQDADYTGLPAPCVADRCRIIIDRRFLMEEDLSEVKAEVTRMLESIRAQRPSFEYEIRDMHEVIPTMTEKDAPVVTSTAAAIEKVLGQQPSYVVSPGTYDQKHIDRIGKLKNCIAYGPGILDLAHQPDEWVGVEDMIDSAGVMALVLKELL; encoded by the coding sequence ATGACACACGACAAAGATCCCCTCCTGACCGAAATCGCACGCCGTCGCGATGATCTGATCACCCTGACGCAAGACCTGATCCGCATTCCAACGCTGAACCCACCCGGTCGCGATTACCGCCGGGTCTGTTCTTTCATCGCCGAACGTATTGGTGCACAAGGCTGGTCGGTCGACATGATCCGCGCCGAGGGCACGCCTGGCGACAGCACCGAATATCCGCGCTGGAACGTAATCTGCCGTCACGAAGGGTCGCAGCCCGGTGACTGCGTGCATTTCAACAGCCATCATGATGTGGTCGAAGTCGGTCATGGCTGGACCAAAGACCCGTTTGGCGGCGAACTGGAAGATGGCCGCATCTATGGTCGCGGGGCGTGTGATATGAAAGGCGGGCTGGCGGCGTCAATTATCGCAGCCGAGGCCTTCGTCGCGCTCTATCCCGACCACAAAGGCGCGGTGGAAATCAGCGCGACAGCCGACGAAGAAAGCGGTGGCTATGGTGGCGTCGCTTATCTGGCCGAGAAAGGGTATTTCGACCCGGATCGCGTGCAGCACGTGATCATTCCCGAACCATTGAACAAAGACCGTATCTGTCTGGGCCACCGCGGCGTCTGGTGGGCTGAAATCGAAACCAAAGGGCGCATTGCCCACGGTTCGATGCCTTTCCTCGGCGACAGCGCGATCCGACACATGGGCGCCGTGCTGGAAGAGATGGAGCGCCACCTGTTCCCACTACTCGCAACGAAACAGACCGACATGCCTGTGGTTCCGGAAGGCGCTAAACAATCCACACTGAACATCAACTCGATCCATGGCGGCGAGGCCGAACAGGACGCTGACTACACCGGCCTACCTGCACCATGCGTTGCCGACCGCTGTCGCATCATCATCGATCGCCGCTTCTTGATGGAAGAGGACCTAAGCGAAGTGAAGGCCGAGGTCACACGAATGCTCGAGTCGATCCGCGCCCAGCGCCCAAGTTTCGAATACGAAATCCGCGACATGCACGAAGTCATCCCGACAATGACTGAAAAAGATGCGCCCGTCGTCACCTCAACCGCTGCCGCAATCGAAAAAGTGCTGGGTCAACAGCCGTCCTACGTAGTCTCCCCCGGCACCTATGACCAGAAACACATCGACCGGATTGGCAAACTGAAAAACTGTATCGCCTACGGACCCGGCATCCTCGACCTTGCTCACCAACCTGATGAATGGGTAGGCGTTGAGGATATGATCGACAGCGCTGGCGTCATGGCATTGGTGCTCAAGGAACTGCTCTGA
- a CDS encoding ATP-binding protein: MSLPADLMELREEEIRAHYDAAAGHLDGFDHTPRIAKPKEAPKAERSPGVGRARRFRSTTPGLVTRSTARPEGVHLVERIEGSDGDDPLVSPLQATVLHALRRGIAIALAVGEGFAEQTELAALRRSNLEGRLGADKSTAFSELLTAEALIVLHVFANATSYLLADHASEVSIEVGAVEEVLTDNAPLALNGALWELDQELATFVTSEDKLVATVLAYVEQLMEKVALRAQTASHLGPFTSANYRVEADELTISGFTPSRAHRGSKITMTFKKPNEVVGNHIAKYQAMKLSKMLMAYDFDRKLNPFAELGGFIFTFMGDGKPGTGKTTLIQMMAGLVNDYCAVAGYPFRYQNFGIDNIDSYQGKSGQNAKAFINNVLDPNVIGFGTVDDIDQIAGKRGDRQSSAGQQEVTAVLMESFAGANTVVRGNCTFGMFSNYPENVDDALRQRAGARFLVDGPRTREDYIDILHLLMGKNHDIPLGKHDLYGAQEIKSAVARSFEAHNKPQETGLMNVFDRVHDKIGELDDIAKIGTYLKGIQEADERFTGRSIKNITDAVKVRAMDFELPDEWMENPELFLVKDYDTKKDMIEDLRVPITTDMVIQEVNRYADSEFRYADKSDEAAIEAMVRDFGRQEEAKKRYLEGKG, encoded by the coding sequence ATGTCTCTACCCGCTGATCTGATGGAGCTTCGCGAAGAAGAAATCCGCGCGCATTATGACGCGGCTGCGGGGCATCTGGATGGGTTCGATCACACGCCCCGGATCGCCAAACCGAAGGAAGCCCCCAAGGCCGAACGCAGCCCCGGCGTTGGGCGGGCGCGTCGGTTCCGGTCGACCACGCCGGGTCTTGTCACACGCTCGACCGCGCGGCCCGAAGGGGTGCATCTGGTGGAGCGGATCGAAGGATCGGATGGCGACGATCCGCTTGTCTCTCCGCTGCAAGCAACCGTGCTGCACGCGCTGCGCCGGGGCATCGCGATTGCGCTGGCGGTGGGCGAAGGCTTTGCGGAACAAACTGAATTGGCCGCGCTGCGTCGTTCGAACCTTGAGGGCCGATTGGGGGCGGACAAATCCACTGCATTCTCAGAACTCCTGACTGCCGAAGCGCTGATTGTCCTGCATGTCTTTGCCAACGCAACGTCTTACCTGCTGGCCGATCATGCCAGTGAGGTTTCGATTGAGGTTGGCGCGGTTGAGGAGGTCCTGACCGACAACGCCCCACTTGCCCTGAACGGCGCGCTTTGGGAGTTGGATCAGGAACTGGCGACCTTTGTTACGTCCGAGGACAAGCTGGTCGCGACCGTGCTGGCCTATGTCGAACAGTTGATGGAGAAGGTCGCCCTGCGCGCCCAGACCGCCAGCCACCTTGGCCCGTTCACCTCGGCCAATTACCGGGTTGAAGCGGACGAGTTGACGATTTCGGGCTTCACGCCCTCGCGCGCCCATCGCGGCTCGAAAATCACGATGACCTTCAAGAAACCGAACGAGGTCGTGGGCAACCACATCGCGAAGTATCAGGCGATGAAACTGTCCAAGATGCTGATGGCATACGATTTCGACCGCAAACTGAACCCGTTTGCTGAACTTGGCGGTTTCATCTTCACCTTCATGGGCGACGGCAAGCCCGGTACGGGAAAAACGACGCTGATCCAGATGATGGCCGGGCTGGTCAATGATTACTGCGCGGTGGCGGGCTATCCGTTCCGCTATCAGAACTTTGGCATCGACAATATCGACAGCTATCAGGGTAAGTCGGGCCAGAACGCCAAGGCGTTTATCAACAATGTGCTCGACCCCAACGTGATCGGCTTTGGCACCGTGGATGACATCGACCAGATCGCGGGCAAACGCGGGGATCGCCAATCCAGCGCAGGCCAGCAAGAGGTCACGGCGGTCCTGATGGAAAGCTTCGCGGGCGCCAACACCGTGGTGCGCGGGAATTGCACCTTCGGCATGTTCTCGAACTACCCCGAGAATGTGGACGACGCCTTGCGCCAACGCGCCGGTGCGCGGTTCTTGGTGGACGGGCCACGCACGCGCGAGGACTATATCGACATCCTGCATCTGCTTATGGGCAAGAACCACGACATCCCGCTGGGCAAGCACGACCTTTACGGCGCGCAAGAGATCAAATCCGCCGTCGCCCGTAGTTTCGAGGCGCATAACAAGCCGCAGGAAACCGGGTTGATGAACGTCTTCGACCGTGTGCATGACAAGATCGGGGAACTGGACGACATCGCCAAGATCGGCACCTATCTGAAAGGCATTCAGGAGGCCGACGAACGCTTCACGGGCCGCTCGATCAAGAACATCACCGACGCGGTGAAAGTCCGCGCGATGGACTTTGAACTGCCCGACGAATGGATGGAAAACCCGGAGCTGTTCTTGGTCAAAGACTATGACACCAAGAAAGACATGATCGAGGATCTGCGCGTGCCCATCACCACCGACATGGTGATCCAAGAGGTCAACCGCTATGCCGATTCAGAGTTCCGCTATGCCGATAAGTCAGACGAAGCCGCCATCGAGGCGATGGTGCGTGACTTTGGCCGTCAGGAAGAGGCGAAGAAGCGGTATTTGGAGGGGAAGGGGTGA
- a CDS encoding TIGR02391 family protein, with translation MGDTEYGLTNSEIDNVAHACGFAEEEPNTKWKRVFNILAKDQNTRGNGNGVLAFVRKAMRPAIYVSTPERYETLRENLNRALVFEGMAIERNGKLASVDTSNTINDARRKAAELRGSLQERGVHPDVLSFCREELLADNYFHAVLEASKSLAQKVRDKTGLTEDGSSLIDKALSGASPLLTINKFATETEKSEQKGFAMLCKGVFGMFRNPTSHAPRVSWEMNRADAEDLMSLLSLLHRRLDSNVKSESPQ, from the coding sequence TTGGGTGATACAGAATATGGCTTAACCAATTCCGAGATCGACAATGTTGCGCATGCTTGTGGATTCGCGGAGGAAGAACCAAACACAAAGTGGAAACGAGTGTTTAATATTTTGGCTAAGGATCAAAACACGCGCGGAAACGGAAATGGGGTGCTTGCGTTTGTGCGTAAAGCAATGCGCCCTGCTATCTACGTTAGTACTCCCGAAAGATATGAGACCCTACGTGAGAACTTGAATCGAGCGCTTGTTTTCGAAGGAATGGCTATTGAAAGAAATGGTAAACTTGCTAGCGTCGACACTAGCAATACCATCAATGACGCGCGCCGAAAGGCGGCGGAGCTAAGAGGTAGTCTGCAGGAGAGAGGTGTTCACCCAGATGTCTTAAGTTTTTGTCGCGAAGAATTGCTTGCGGACAACTACTTCCACGCTGTGCTTGAAGCTAGCAAGAGTCTAGCGCAGAAAGTTCGAGACAAGACGGGTCTGACGGAAGATGGGTCAAGTCTGATCGACAAGGCTCTTAGTGGCGCATCACCGCTTCTCACAATAAACAAATTCGCTACCGAAACGGAAAAATCCGAGCAGAAGGGGTTCGCGATGCTGTGCAAAGGCGTTTTTGGGATGTTTAGAAACCCCACATCCCACGCTCCGCGAGTTTCTTGGGAAATGAATAGAGCGGACGCAGAAGACTTGATGTCATTGCTCTCGCTTTTACACCGTCGATTGGACAGTAATGTCAAATCGGAGAGCCCCCAATGA
- a CDS encoding DUF6638 family protein, whose product MKRLIKRGLMFGNLIRVDSPALIERYNRALKGLAGKQTKLKEFHIDVSGFSPEIGEELKDPLYLNPNGCNRQFIILTVDQKKAPLLNAMFSTSRGILRQFIADNEAKLFALTAHDAVAGELMNSVYDISDPARLFDIRKIVIEADTTQSHVKNARELAEKIDHFQTAPNAWYDDELIAEMIELARETGDVTKVPVDLGVQEYEQGNFWTAHFGGLYIFRDVENPAVIVSGDKTGLAVPPPGKVLDTSEANRLAGFLSRNDLVEPVVRERGDAGAAILRQKMEFILVDAATSVGLDLGDMSSRTLRHVAQRMGAHLPAAFRGLAAMVRWAEAGGQWPRIDSRHPAYFYTLRARPDHPDRDLINRLLSELAPMDFRQLFICHKELFYAAYATWPDEKREFVAEFLHRDYMANKAGAREALFGGRKEPLKVPRKVQPRTRDEIIDVVGPWGAVNRR is encoded by the coding sequence ATGAAACGCCTCATCAAACGCGGCCTCATGTTTGGCAATCTGATCCGGGTCGACAGCCCGGCGCTGATCGAGCGGTATAACCGTGCGCTCAAGGGGCTGGCGGGCAAGCAGACGAAGCTGAAAGAATTCCACATCGACGTCTCGGGTTTCTCGCCCGAGATCGGCGAGGAACTCAAAGACCCGCTCTACCTCAACCCCAATGGTTGCAACCGGCAGTTCATCATTCTGACGGTGGACCAGAAGAAGGCGCCGCTGTTGAATGCCATGTTCTCGACCTCGCGCGGCATCCTGCGGCAGTTCATTGCGGATAACGAGGCGAAGCTCTTTGCGCTGACCGCGCATGATGCGGTGGCGGGCGAGTTGATGAACTCGGTCTATGACATCTCGGACCCCGCGCGGCTTTTCGACATCCGCAAGATCGTGATCGAGGCCGATACAACCCAAAGCCACGTCAAAAACGCGCGTGAGCTGGCCGAGAAGATCGACCATTTCCAAACCGCGCCGAACGCGTGGTATGACGACGAGTTGATCGCAGAAATGATTGAACTCGCGCGCGAAACCGGGGACGTGACCAAGGTTCCGGTCGATCTGGGCGTGCAGGAATACGAACAGGGGAATTTCTGGACGGCGCATTTTGGAGGGCTGTATATTTTCCGCGACGTGGAAAACCCCGCCGTGATCGTGTCGGGCGACAAGACCGGGCTCGCTGTTCCGCCGCCGGGCAAGGTTCTGGACACGTCCGAGGCCAACCGACTGGCGGGCTTCTTAAGCCGCAACGATCTGGTGGAACCTGTGGTGCGCGAACGTGGTGATGCGGGGGCTGCGATCCTGCGTCAGAAGATGGAGTTCATTCTGGTGGATGCCGCCACCAGCGTTGGCCTTGATCTGGGCGATATGTCCTCGCGCACATTGCGTCACGTGGCGCAGCGTATGGGTGCGCATCTGCCCGCGGCATTTCGCGGGCTGGCGGCCATGGTGCGCTGGGCCGAGGCCGGTGGCCAGTGGCCCCGCATCGACAGCCGGCACCCGGCCTATTTCTATACCCTGCGCGCGCGCCCTGATCACCCGGATCGCGACCTGATCAACCGGCTGCTGTCCGAGTTGGCTCCGATGGATTTCCGCCAATTGTTCATCTGCCACAAGGAGCTTTTCTATGCCGCATATGCCACATGGCCTGACGAAAAGCGTGAATTTGTGGCAGAATTCCTGCATCGTGACTATATGGCAAACAAGGCCGGCGCGCGCGAAGCGCTGTTTGGCGGTCGGAAAGAGCCGCTGAAGGTGCCGCGCAAGGTCCAACCGCGCACGCGGGACGAGATCATAGATGTCGTCGGCCCGTGGGGCGCTGTGAACAGGAGATAG